Genomic DNA from Pirellulales bacterium:
CCAGCTTCTATATGCTCATGATTCGCCGGCGAAGACGGTTTTCTTGCAGCCGGCTTTAGCCGGACTTAGAGTATTTGCCACCAGCTTTAGCTGGTGGTTGTCGCCCCGAGTACCCGTTTCGTTAGCCGGCTTCAGCCGGCTTTTGCATTTGCGGCTTTAGCCATTGATTCAAAGCCACTTTCCACATTTCGGAAGCCCGGCTAAAGCCGGCTCAACAGCAACAATGATTGGCACCCCGGCACCACCAGCTAAAGCTGGTGGCAAAGCGTTGAAAGCCCGGCTAAAGCCGGCTCAAATCAAGGCCATGCGTCTCGCTCCTCGGACTGGGTCGGCGTTGGCCGTTCGAAATCGCCTTGCCAGGCGCCGGCTGTCGCTTGCAGGAACTCCAAGTATTCTTGTTGCGGCACTGACGGTTCCGACTCAATGGTGATCGACACTTCGCGGTTCGCCAAATCCCTGCCCAGCGGAACATCGAGGTGTAGCGTGCCGTCAGGGTCGGTCTTCGATTGAACGACAATACGGGTCATCGTTGGTTCTCCTTTCTCCTTCATCATACCTCGCCTCGCACGTCGATTTGCCCCGTGACGGCGGCGGAAATCAGGGCGGCGCGGTACTCGTGCAGGTGCGCAATGCCGTCCGCGACTCGCTGGATGAGTGAGTCAGTTTGGCAGCATTGCCGGTCGAGGAAACGCGCGATTTGCTCCTGTTCGCCCATTCCCGGACACGGGAGGTCCGCGCGCTTCAAGTCGCGGATGTTAATTCCCTGAATCGTCGCCCCAAGCGCACCGGCTTCAAGCTTGGCAAAAAAAGGCATCGAGCGAACAGCGTAGAGGAGCCAGCGCACATTTACGCCAGGGTGCCGAGCAATTCGCGCCGCGTCTTGAGTAAGATTCGCTCCGCTTAGCTCGGCCGGGACAATTTGTGCGGCGCCAATGCTCCCTCGAATGGCGTAAACAATGTCACCTTCCTGGAGGCGGGATCGTGCGTAGCCAGCTTCAATCTCCTTGGATGTTCGGCTCATAAACTCAAGTCGTAAACGGCCCTCCTCACAGTTCCCACCTTTAACGATTGGGATGCCGTCGTCAACGTGCGGACCAGGAAGCACGATCCCATACATTACCTGGCGCTCGTCGGGGACCAGGTATCGGAGCTTAGTCATGGTCCAGTGATCAGGAATCGGTCCCCAAAAAGGAGAGCCGGAATCTTTAAGCGGCGCGGCGGGGTCGAGGCCGCGCGTGACGGCGTGGCTGATGACCGCCCGCCGCTTCTCTTCCAGCAGTGCAATCAGCCGCTCCTTTTGCGCGACAAGGGCGTCGATGGTTGCAGTCTCGCGGTCGAGGAACGCCGCGATGCAGCATTGTTCCGATAGCGGCGGTACGTTGATTCGGAGGTTGCGAATCAACTCTCCGCTAACGTCCGGCTGGCCACCACCATACGACATCGCGACGATTCTTTCACGATTGCCGAGGAACCAATAAAGCACATAGCGAACATCCACTCCCTTGGGCCGAGCCATCGCGAAGCAAGCCTGATTAGTAACTGCTGGCCTCGATACGATGCCGAGTTTGCCTATCGTCGCCCCGTAAAGGGCAATTAGCAATGTTCCGGCTGGATAAACCTTCAATGCGGAATGATCTATTATCGCTGTTTCGGTGACTGACTTCTGTATGTCATCAAGCCACCCGTCGTTGAGGTCGCCGGTATTAACCCACGGAATATCCCCGCCAAAATACGACTGATCGCCGGTGTTGGGTGTCGTCCCGCTACCGGTAGCGTGGAACAACCAAGAAACCTTCTTTACGGCCCAAGTCGTGGGGGCCGAGGTAAGCCACCGATGCGTTATTGGTCGATATTCCGGATATCGCTTCCAGCAGCGAACAGCGGCCTGATCGCGTATCGTGGTTGTCATCGGCGGCCTCCCTGCGCCGGCGGCAGGTCAGTGGCAGTCCGTCGACGGGCCAAAGTTGCCGGCCCTACGTTGTAGCCGTGCCCGTGTTCCGGCGCCTGATCGGGGCGTGACGGTATGCGTTGGACTCCGCAATGACGCCCTTTCAGGGCTACGGTATTTGCGCGCCACCGCAACCCAGGGTTGCACCCTGCGCTATCGAATGACGCACCTTCGGTGCTACGGACCGGCGCGATTGTCGGGACGGCGTCCCGACAATTCGTCCGGCGTCTCTCGCGTGTGTATCGCGCCGCGCTCATCCAGCCACCTCCTTCAACAGCCGCAGCACGTCTTGCTCGACGGCTTTGATGTCGGCCTCGATTTCCTCCAACGGGCGCGGCGGCTGATAGCGGTAGAAATAGCGGTTGAAGTTGATCTCGTAACCCACGATGCCGATGCCGCCGTCCTTTTCGTCGCGGACCGTCTCGTTGACCCAGGCGTCGGGCACGTGCGGCTTCACCTCCCGCTCGAAATAGGCGTAAACGTCTTCACCCAGCGGCACGTTCTCGGTGTCGCGCAACTCGCTGTCAGGCTCGGGGTTGCCCTCTTCATCGCGACAGATGGCGGCCGTCTCATCACGCTCGCTGAGGGCGTCGAGAATGGCCCGACGCACCGGCGCGGCCAACCGCAAGCCGGCGTTCGTTACGGCTTCGTCGAAAATGGTCAGAAAATCGGCGCGGTCCTTCATCAACGTGTCGGGCAACGTCGCCAGCATGGCACGAATCGCCTTTTGCAGCTTGCGGCCGGCGCGCTCGTCTTCTGCCCGTTCATCGGCGTCCTTCTTTTTGCTCACGGCCAGGTTCTGAAAGGCCTTCGCCTCTTCCAGCCGCGCAATGGTGCTGCCGAACATCGAGGGGCTGATCCGGCGAAACGTGGATCGCTTTCTCTTCGATCGACAGCTCCGGCGCGACCCGGTTGGCTACGCCGTGTTTGAAAACCTGGAGTCCGCCGTGGCCGATTTGGCCACATCCGGCAAAGCGTCTGTCAGGGGAACCGACGACGGACGCTTGCGAAGCGCAGCGATTGTTCTGCTGGGCGCCGCCAACGCCGCCTCGACTCCCTGCGATTTTGAGCGATTGCGCAAAGCTGTCGCGGAAGCAGCCAAGTGGGGCGACGCCCTGGCGGAGCTGGTGACGACCTCGGACAGCGGCCGCGAATGGATGATCGGTTTTCTCAACGGGATCGAGGCCGACGGCATTGGCTGTTTTCGCGTTTCCGACCTCGTGGCGGCGATTGCCTCACGCGCGCGGGACGACTGGGCGGCAAGGCACGCGGTACCCGCGGGCGAGCTTGCCTACGAGGGGCAGGACGAGTCGCTTCGCCTGGTGAGGCTCGTGCGGCCCGATGACGGCACCGACACGAGGGACCTATTCGAGATGCTTAAGCGAACCGTTCCGGGGCGGATTGCGAAGGAGCAGCAAGCGCGTGTCCGCAAAGGTCTTACGGCGGTCTTTGAGGAGTGGATCCGAACGATCGAAGACGAAGGTATATCGCGGCCCAATCAGGCCGAACTGGCCAGGCGGCTGACGATGTCGGCCAAAACGCTGTCCGACTACCTGCAGCGTCTGCGGAGCATTTTGCGGGAAATTCTGGGCGAAAAGCCGGACGAATAAGTATCGTGCTGGTTAATGAATCGCAGGCAGGTACAGAGACATGAAAAGCGAGGGTATACCCATGGCCAGGCAGGATCGGGCGGAGCGGCTCCGGCAGGCGATCGTCGAGGCAGCGGCACGGCTGGAGGCAACTGCACAGGAGCCGGCGCGGGCGAGTGGGGGGCCGGCACCGGGCGATTTATACGTCTTCGAAACGCCCGTCGAGGCGGCCATCGAATGGCTAGTGGTCCGCTTCCACGTCGACGATCCGGCGATTGTATTACTGGCCCCGGCGGATGATCTTCCCCTGGCGGGACAATGCGACGTTGGACTATGGCCTGAATTTCTCGATCGACCGCTGACCGTTCGTTGCGGCGAATCGGCCTGGTTGCCCGCGACCATGTGCGCCGACTATCTCCGGGTTGGAATGGTGCCTGAGGAGGCCGCCGCCGAGGTGCGGCGGGTGATCGCGGGGTTGGCCCGCGGAAATATGCCGAACGATCCGGTGCGAGAGTGCGCCGAAGCCGACCCCGAGTACATGGCTTGGCTCGACGAGGTGGCTCGTGCGCGACAGGCCCTTGCCGACCGCGGGAAGCCGCAGCCGCCGACCGGCGAGGGACCGGTTCTTCAGCTCGATGAGCTCGGCAGAGCTCCGCCATCATGGCTCGTCGCGGTCGAGCCGGACTTGGCACTTGCGGCCAGCGCTGGTGCCGGCTTGACGGCCGATCGTCGAGAGTCGCGCGCACCGGCTTCATTGCGCTGGGCTGAAGTCCCCCTGCGAACCGGTGGTGCGCTGGTGCTTGCCGCCGATGCTGGCGGCGTGCGTGTGGGCTGGAGGGGAGCTAAAGACGTTGCTCCTCCACAACTTACGGGTTTCGGCAGCGCTGGAAAGCAGGTTGCAGTGTGGACAAACGGCGAGCGGCCCGACTTCCACAGGGCCGAGCCTGATTTTGTCTGGCTAGACGGGCAGGTGATTCTTCAAGCCGGCAATGGCAACCCTCAAACAGTCACAGTCCGATTGTGAACACTCCGTGGCTCACGGCCGACATGGCGGAGGCGGGCACCGAAGCGCTTTGGCGGACCAATCCCGTCTTGTGCATCGACCGACTCATCGCAATATGGCAGGGATCGGACGCAGCGTGGCTCATGTCGGGTTGGCAACTCGAACGCGTAATGACAGCGCTCAGGGAGCACGATATTTTGCTGCCGGTCGGGGTAATCGATCGCTGGGCTCCGGGGCGCGAAATAACGGCCGTCAGCGACCGTCCGGAACCGCGTATTATCGGTCTCGCCATTGACGAATCCCGAACTGGTCACGTCTTTCCGTTGCGGCCGCTTCGCGACCAAGATTATTGGAGCGTCGATGGGAAGTTACCGTTTAACCATGAAGACATCCTCGATGTTCTGACCGCGTTGCTGCAGGCGAGCGGCGTCGCGGAGACGTGGACCGTGCCCGAGCGTTTCGCGTTTCGATTCGAGAATTTAACCGGCCTCAGGGCGCGCGGTGAATCGATGACGATCGCGGCCGCGCTGGCTGTGCTCGACTGCATGACTGGTTTCGGCCTTCCGTTGCTGCGGGCGGCGGCGGTTGTCGTCCAACTTGAGCCTGGCGGTAGACTGAAAGCGGTGGGCGACGTCCGTGCCAAACTCGATGCCGCAAATCGTGAGTGCGGCCAATTGAGCCTTATCATCTGTGCGTCTGGCAGCGAGTTTGCTCACGGCGTCGCGACCGAGGTCTGGGAAGTGCAATCGCTTGCCGATCTGGCGGGCCGTTTGCACAATGCTGGCCTCCTGGCCCCACTGCTCGACGCGGTTGGACCGCTCGATAGGCGAGAGTCGGCGAGAGTGCTGGAGCGACTGAGGTGGCTCGATGACCAAAACCGCTATCGCGAGGCAGCCGACTTAGGCGACCGCGCTCGTCGATGCCGGTTTTTGCAGCCGATCGACGGGACCATGGCGATCGAGTTTTCGAGACTTTACGCCGCTGCTTGCAGGCACAATGGCCGGTTCGCCGACGCGGTTTCTATTGCGGGGGAGGCGCACCATCGAATCGAGGCTCTTGGTCCGCTCACGTCGGACGACGAGGAGGCTGACGCCGCGGCCGAACATGCCGCAAGCCTTTTCAACGCGCATCGTTTCGCCGAGATTTCGGCGCTGCTCCGCGCATGGGCCGAGAAGGCTCAAAGTGAACCGCGGCGGTTCAGGCCGTTGACGAGGGTCAAGCTATGGAACACATTGGCCCGCGCCATGGCGATCACCCGAGAGCAAGGCTGGGACGAGTTATTTGCGCGGTCCGAAGCGCTGCAGCGCCGGTTAGGCGACGGCGGGAACCTTGCGCGAACGACGCATGATCGTATTCACGCCTTATTGCGGCACGGCGATCTGGTGCGTGCAACCCAAGCGCTGGAGGAAGCCGATTGGAGTGCGCAATCAACCACCGTTCCTTGGTTGCCGTTCCTCCGCGCAGATCTGGCCCGGCTCGAAGGTCGCGTTTGGAGCGATGAGGCGCTCGATGAGCGGCTCAAATTAGGCAAGAAGCCGTACTCGGCTTGGATCTACGCCCAAGCGACGGCACGGCAAGCCCCGCGGACCGCGCGCGACGCAATCGAACGACTGAGGCGAGCAATTAAGCTCTTGCATGACGAGAGCGGCGGCATCGACGGAAATATCTGCAACCTGTTTGCGGCAATGCTTGAGCTGGCGATCGCGGCTCGATCAGCAGACGCGGAGCGCTGGACTGCGGCCGTCGCTAAGATCAAGGGGTTTCTGGCAACTGCCGCCGAAAATTGCCAGTATTACGGGCCGGCGACCAATGCGCTTCCGGCGGCGCCCGACGTGGCCGCGGTCGAGAGCTTGCTCAACCTCGTGCCGTATTTTTGACGTGCGCGGCGAGGTGCGCGAATTTGCTGTCCGGGCCGCGGAGCAATTCGGGCAGCGCATCAATAGTAAGGTCGAACGGGATCTCTGTCTTCCAGTATCGCCCTTTATGTGTTTCATAAAAGGTTGCCGCGTAGCGGGTCTTTCCCAGCAGTAACCAGACGGCGGCCATCGCTGGCGCGCCGGGACTGGTGTGAATGCAGATTTCGACCAGATCGTCGGCCGTCTCGCGCACGATTCTCGCCAGTTCGCCATCGGCAATGCGGAAGATTCCGACATAGTCGGTTGGTTTTGCCAGCTCGACCGGGATGATCGTCGGCGTCTTGCCAAGCCATTCGCCGTAGAGTTTGCTCCAAGCAGGCTGGAAATTGCTCAGTAGGCGGATCTCGTCGAACCTCTCGGCATCGACGAGCGCCTTAATGGGACCGACCTCACCGGCGGTTGGCTTTGCGCCGCCGAGCTCGGCGAGAATCTCGGCGCCGGCCGAATTTTGCTGCTGGACCACGCTGGCGCTGGCCCCGTTTCTCTACTGGGTCAACGGCCCCGCCGTTTCCACGGACCAACTCGTCGTCAGAACGGCGCTGGTCGTGCTGGCGGGCTTCGGCGCCGTCGGCCTTCGGCTGTTCGCCTGGCGCAGTCGCGGCCGAAAGTAGGAATCCAGCCCTCATCAAGTAAAGCACTCTGC
This window encodes:
- a CDS encoding restriction endonuclease subunit S, with amino-acid sequence MTTTIRDQAAVRCWKRYPEYRPITHRWLTSAPTTWAVKKVSWLFHATGSGTTPNTGDQSYFGGDIPWVNTGDLNDGWLDDIQKSVTETAIIDHSALKVYPAGTLLIALYGATIGKLGIVSRPAVTNQACFAMARPKGVDVRYVLYWFLGNRERIVAMSYGGGQPDVSGELIRNLRINVPPLSEQCCIAAFLDRETATIDALVAQKERLIALLEEKRRAVISHAVTRGLDPAAPLKDSGSPFWGPIPDHWTMTKLRYLVPDERQVMYGIVLPGPHVDDGIPIVKGGNCEEGRLRLEFMSRTSKEIEAGYARSRLQEGDIVYAIRGSIGAAQIVPAELSGANLTQDAARIARHPGVNVRWLLYAVRSMPFFAKLEAGALGATIQGINIRDLKRADLPCPGMGEQEQIARFLDRQCCQTDSLIQRVADGIAHLHEYRAALISAAVTGQIDVRGEV